The genomic interval AAACGATTGCGCCGGCCGAGACCGACCGCTCCGGAGGAGCGTGTCGGTCATGGGGGAGGGTTGGGGCGGTGCGGTCGCGGGGCTGTGGGTGGAGAAAGGCGAGGCGGAGCGGGAGCGTCACGACGGTGAGCAGTCGCTCCGCGACTGCGAACGACGCGAGGCCACGTCTCGCGGAACAAGCACGCGGGCGAGGAGCGTAGCGAGTGAGGCGACCGGTTCGCCTCGGGGCTTTCGAGGTGTTCGTGGCGAGCATCGGGTTGACCACCTCCTCCCCCGGACACTACACCGGAGTCACAGCGAAAACGGTCCGAACCAACGACTCAGTCCACGAACTGCGCGTTCACGTCGGCCAGCCGCGAGTGGGGGAACGCGTACCGCTTCAGGTCCGCGAGCGGTTTCCGGCCCGCGGAGAACGGATACACGACCTCCACGACGGGGTCGTCGGTCGGGTAGCCGTCGTTCGTCTCGTAGTCGGCGACGGTGCGGTCGGTCCCCGCGACGAGCCACTCGTCGGCGGGGGTGTCGTGGACCGCGGCGACGACGACGAGGTCGCCCGTCTCGCGGTCGCGGACGGCGTCGCCGGCCTCGTAGCGGCAGTCGTCACACAGCGCGAGCGCCTCGGGGAGGAAGGCCTCGCGGCCGCAGGCGGCACACGCGTCGGGCAGTCGCCCCGGGGGCGCGAGGTCCCCGCGGGTTATCTCGACGGCGACGCGCCGGAGGTGTTTGCAGCGCTCGCCGCGGTAGCCGCTGTCCGGGCAGGTACACGTCCCGGCGGGGAGGTCGACCTCGTAGTCGCCGCCCGAGGCGACGGCGTAGCGGCCGCCGCCGAGCGCGCGGACGGCCATCGGCTCGGTCCACGCGCGGGCCGACCGCGGGTCGAGCCGCGAGGTGTCCGGCGCGAGCGGGCGTTTCGGGTTCGGTGACGCGGGTGTGTGTTCGAGGTGCGTCATGGCTGTTCCACTCGAAGGGAGGGTCCGAACGGGGGTAAAGCACTCGACCGTTCACGCCGTTTCGGGGCGTTTCACGGCCGTAGCCCCCCGAAAGCGCACGAACGGCGGCTTCGAAGGGCTTTTGCGGGGAACGGCCGACCCCGACGTATGGATATCGAGCGGGAGACGCTCGTCGAGATCGCCGTCTCGACGGTCGCCGTCGTGTTGTTCGTCGCGGCGCTGGTCGTCGTGGGCGACAGCAACGGGGCTTCCCAACTCACCTCGGAGGGGGGGATAAGCATCGTCGCGACCATTCTCGGCTTCGTCCTGCTGATGGCGGTCGTCGGGGTCTTCCTCGACCGGCGCTAGTCGTCCGCGGCGACGGTGTCGAGCCGCTCCTCGTAGTACCCCAGCGGCTGCGTTATCTCCTCGCAGAGGTCGTCGGGGTCGTGACAGTCGCCGTTCGCCTTCATCGTCGCACACGACGGCGGGGCGAACTGCGCGCCGTCGTTCGCCAGCCGCTCGTACTGGTAGCGGAGGTCCGCGGAGGCGTCTCCGAGGTGCTCCGCGACCCGCTCGAACTCCGCACCCGTCGCGGCGAGGAAGGTCAAAAGCGAGTAGCGCGCGGTGTCGCCGGCCTCGCCCGCGCGCACCCGCTCGGCGAGCGTCCGCACGCAGGGCGGGAACGCCTCGGGGTCGAAGCGGCCCACGTCCCCGGTGCGCTCGACGGGGGCGAGCGCCTCGCGGAGGGTCGCCGTCTCGCCCGCGAGCGCCTCGGCGATGGGGTCGGGCACGGAGAGGGGGAGGCCGTCGGCGACGCGTTCGCGGACGGCCTCGCGCAGGAGTTCGTACAGTTCCCGGCGCGAGACGGCGACGAAGCCGTCGGCGAGCGGCCGAACGGCGAGGCGCCACCGTTTCCCGTCGAGCGGCGCGGCGAGGTCGAGGTACGTGCCGACGGCCACCTCGAAGCGGCCGTCGCCGGTCGGGGTGACGCCGACCGCGAGGTCGAAGTCCGCGAGCATCGCGTCGAGCGAGAGGCCCTCGCGGTTCGCCGACTTGAGGCGGGTGTCGTCGTCGAAGTCGTCGGTGAACCGCTCGTAGGCGAGCGCGGCCTCCGCGCGGGCGTACTTCTCGACGGCGCCGCGCACGTCTACGAGCGAGACGAGCACGCGGGCGACGGGGTACGAGAGGAGCTCCGCGCGCGTGCTCCACGAGCGCTCGGGGGCGACGGTGCCGTCCACGAGCGCGCGCTCGACGCGCTCGACGCCCCGCTCGACGGGCGCGCCGCCCTCCCGGACGACCGCGGCGAGGTCCACGTCCGCGGCCTCGACGGCCTCGCGGGCGGCCGCGAGGAACGGGTAGCGGGCGTGGAGCGGTTGCATGGCCCGGGCTTGTGGGGGCCGGCTAATGAACGCGACGGTAGGGCCCAAGCCGGGCCTCCCCGCGGCAGGCCGCGAGTGCCCGCGAGGCTCCCGCTCACTCCACGACGACGGCGTCCTCGGGGGCGAAGCCCACGGTCAGTTCCTCGCCCTCGGGCACCGTGTCGGTCCGCACCACGAGGTCGCGGCCGCGCCACGAGAGGCCGACGCGGACCGACTCGCCGAGGAACTCCGCGTACTCGACGGTGCCGGTCACACGGTTCTCCGCCGCGCCGACACGCATCGCCTCGGGCCGCACGCAGAAGGTCGTCGGCCCCTCGGCGCCCGCGACGGCGAACTCGGTCCCCTCGACCGCGACGCGGCCGTCCCGCGCCTCGCCCGCGAAGACGTTGTTCTCGCCGACGAACTCCGCGACGAACCGGGTCGCCGGCTCCCGGTACACCGCCTCGGGGGTGCCGACCTGCTCGACGCGGCCCTCGGACATGACGGCCACGCGGTCGGAGACGGCGAGCGCCTCCGCCTGGTCGTGGGTGACGTACACCGTCGTCACGCCGAGCTCCTCCTGGATGCGGCGCACCTCCCGGCGCAGGCGCTCGCGGAGGCGGGCGTCGAGCGCGCTCATCGGCTCGTCGAGCAGGAGCAGTTCGGGTTCGGGCGCGAGCGCGCGCGCCAGCGCGACCCGCTGCTGCTGCCCGCCCGAGAGCGCGCCGGGGTCGCGCTCCTCGAACCCCGACAGTCCCACGAGGTCGAGCAGTTCCGCGACGCGCGATTCCTCGTCGGGCGGGTCCTCGGCGAACCGGAGGCCGTAGGCGACGTTCTCGGCCACGCTCATGTGGGGGAACAGCGCGTACTGCTGGAAGACGACGCCCACGTCGCGCGCTTCCGGCGGGACGCCCCCCATCGGGACGCCGTCGAACAGCACCTCGCCCTCGGTCGGCTCCTCGAAGCCGGCGATGGTCCGCAGGGTGGTCGTCTTCCCGCAGCCGGAGGGGCCGACGAGCGTGAAGAACTCCCCGTCCTCGACGACGAGGTCGGCCTTGGCCAGCGCCGTCGCGTCGCCGTACCGCACCGCGACGCCTCGGAGTTCGAGGCTACTCACGGTACCGCCCCCCGACCCGGTCGATGACGACGAACGCGCCCGCGGTGACGGCGAGCAGCACCGACCCCATCGCGGTCGCGCGCCCGAGCGTCTGTCGCCCGAGGAACCGCTCGACGGCGACGGGCATCGTGTACGCGTCCGACCCCTCCGCGAGGATGACCGTGGAGTCGAACTCGCCTATCGAGATGGCGAAGGCGAACGCCGCGCCCGCCGCGACGCCCGGCATCACGAGCGGCACCTCGATGTCCACGAGCGCCCGCGCCCGGGTCGCGCCGAGCGCCCGCGCGGACTCGACCAGCCGGCGGTCCAGCCCCCCGAGCAGGGGGGCGACGTTGCGGACGACGAACGGGTACGCGCCGGTCGCGTGCGCGGCGACGATGGCGAGCGGGCCGCCGAGCGCCACGCGCGCCCCGAACACCTCGACGCCGAAGACCAGCCCCTGGAGCAGGCCGAGGCCGACGACGACGCCGGAGACGGCGAAGGGGAGCATCGCCGCGACGCCGACGAACCGCCGGCCGGCCCCGGCGAGCGCGTCCGGAACGAGCCCCCGCGGGAGGAACCGGGCGTCGCCGCCGCTCACCGAGGCGAGCGCGAGCACGATACCCATCGGAACGGCGACGAGGAGGGTGCCGACGCCGAACAGGAGGCTGTTGCGCACCGCGACGGCGGGGTTCACCTGCGCGGCCGTCGCCGTTTCCCCGCGCTGTATCAGGAACTCGTAGTACTGGACCGTCGGGCCGTTCGGCCCGGCGACGCTGGCGACGAGCATGCTCGCGATGGGGAGCGCGAACACGACGAGGACGACGAGGCCGTACGCGCCGAGCGCCAGCCGCTTCGCGTCGAGGCCGAACAGGGGTTCGCGCGCCAGCGGCGACGACACCCTGTCGCCCCGCGAGACCGCGTCCTCGTAGCGGAGGTACGCGTAGGTCAGCCCGAGCGAGACGAGCGTTTCGAGCACCGCGAGCGCCGCGGCCTCCGTCAGCTCCAGTTGGCGTACCCGGTCGTAGAGCCACACCTCGACGGTGGCGAACTCCAGCCCGCCCAGCGCGAGCACGATGGGGAACGACATGAACGTGAAGATGAAGGTGAGGAGCGCGCCGGTGGCCGCGGCGGGGAGCAGTTGGGGGACGACCACGTCGCGGAAGGCGCGCCGGCGCGACGCGCCCAGCGAGCGGGCCGTCTCGACGGCGCGGGCGTCGACGTTCTCCCACGCGGCGGCGACGATGCGGGTGACGAGCGGGGCGTTGTAGAAGGCGTGTGCGAGCACGATGATCTCGAGCGAGAACAGCAGTTCGACGGTCGGCAGGCCGACCGCGCGCAACAGGTCGTTGAGCGGCCCGCTCGCGCCGAACGCGGCGACGAACCCGACCGCGACCATGATGGAGGGGAGCACGAACGGGACGGCCGTGAGCGATTCGAGCGCGCGCCGGCCGGGGAACTCGAAGCGGGCGAGCGCGTACGCGCCGGGGAGGCCGAGCGCGAGGCTCGCGACGGTCGAGAGGAGCGCCTGCCAGACGGTGAAGCCGAACAGCCCGAACGGCGGGGCGACGCCGACGAGCGTCGCCCACAGCCGTGCGAGCGCGCCGAGCACGGTCGCATCCGGTGCGAGCGCGGCGGCGGGGACGGCGACGAGCGCGCTCCCGAGGGCCGCGGCGCTGCCGGCGGCCCACCGGAGGACGCCGGCCGGCACGCCCGCGGGGTCCGCGACGGCGCCGGCCAGCGCGCCGACGTAGAACGGGTCGGAGAGCACGTCGGCCAGCGGCGCGAGCGAGAGGCCGTCGCCGGCGACGGCCTCGGCGAGGACGGTCCCGACCGGGTAGTAGAGCATGACGACGAGCAACAGCGCCGTCGCCAGCCCCGCGAGCGGGAGCGCGACCCGCTCAGCCCTGCGCGATAGCGCGTGCCCAGTCCTCGACCCAGCCATTCAGGTTCCCCTTCAGTTCGTCGTAGGTAAACGTCACCGGGTCGGCCGGCACCTTCGCGTACTCGGCGAACTCGTCGGTGAGGTTCGCCTCCTCCTCCGGGATGGCCGGGAACTGGACGTTGCGGACGGCGATCTCCCCCTGCGCCTCGGGGGTGAGCATGAAGTCCATGAACGCCGCGGCGGTGTCCGGGCTGTCCGTGTCCGCGAAGCGGGCCATCCCCTCGGGGTTCGCGTATCCCTGGTCGTTCAGGAACGCGACCTGGTGGCGGGTCATGTCCTGGTCGTAGCGGTTCGCGTACACCTGGTCCGTCGAGTAGGAGACGACCATCGGGCGCTCGCCGTTGGAGTAGGCGTTGTTGTACGCCTCGTCCCAGCTATCGAGGATGGTGACGCCGTTGTCCTGCAGGTCGCGCCAGTAGTCGAGGTAGCCGTCCGCGCCGTACTGCTTGACCGTCCACAGCAGGAACGCGCGCCCGGGGTCGGACGACTGGGCGTTCTGTGCGAGCAGCGTGTCCTCCCACCCGGGCGAGACGAGGTCGTCGAACGTCGTCGGGCGGTCGACCGCGGACTCGTCGAAGACGAGCGCGATGTAGCCGGTGTCGTAGGGAACGGCGCGGCCGTCCGGGTCGAACCGGAGGTCCGACTTCACCGCGTCGCCGTTCGAGAGGTCGCCCGACACGTCGTCGAACAGCGCCTCGTCGAGCTCCGAGTCGATGCGTATCATCTGGTCGACGTTCAGCCCGACGTACACGTCGGCGTCGATGGGCGCGCCCTCCTGCTTGCGCCGGATGAAGTTGTTCAGCCCGGAGTCGGGCGTCGTGTACTCCACCGTGACGTCGGGGTACTCCGCCTCGAAGGCGTCCTTCAGCCACGGCCCGGCCGCGCCGTCGTCCTCGACCCACGAGGAGTACGTCGCCACGGTGAGGGTGCCGCTCGGCTCGCCGCCGCCGGAGAAGCCCGCACAGCCGGCCAGCGCCGTCGCCCCGAGCGTCCCCGCCGCGGCGAGGTAGGCCCGGCGCGTCCGTCCGTTCGATGCCGTTCGTCCCTCCGTCTTCCTGCTCATTACCGGGTAATCACACTCGGTGGTTGATAAGCCCGGCGGATGCCGGCCGTCGAAAGGGTTACGCACCCGGGGGGAGCAGGGCGGACAATGCGCGACGGGCTCCGCCGACAGTACGTGCTCGCGGGCGTGCTCCTCGTCCTGCTCGTCGCCGCGACGTTCCTGCTGCGGGCCGTCATCGGGACGGCGTTCTTCGCCGTCACCGTCGCCTACGTGCTCTACCCTCTCCGCGAGCAGTTGCTCGACCGGGGGCTCTCGCGCCGCGTCGCCGCGGCGGTGCTGTCGTCGGCCGTCTTCGGCGTCGTCCTCGTCACGCTCGCGCTCACGGCGTTCACGCTCTACCGGCGGCGCGGCGCCATCATCGCCCTGCTGAACGACCTCCCCGACGCCGTCACGGTGACCGTCGGCGAGATGACGTACACACAGCAGACGGACGCGCTCGTGGAGCCGACCATCGCGGCGCTCCGGGGCGTCGCGGTGGACGTGGCCCGCTCCGCGCCCGTCCTCGCGCTGAAGCTACTGCTCTTCGCCATCCTGCTGTACGGCCTGCTGCTCCGGCCGGGGCGGGCCGGGCGCGCGGTGTTGAACGTCGTCCCCCGCGAGTACCACGGCATCGTCCGGCGGTTTCACGGCCGGACGCGCGACACGCTCTACGGCATCTACGTCCTCCAGGCCGCGACGGCCGCGGGCACCTTCCTCATCGCCGCCGTCACGTTCTACGCGCTCGGCTACGACGCGCCGGTCACGCTCGCCGTCGCGGCCGGCGTCCTCCAGTTCATCCCCGTCGTCGGGCCGGGCGTCCTGCTCGGGGTGCTCGCCGTCGTCGATATCGTCGGAGGGAACGTCGTCCGCGCCGTCCTCGTCGCCGTCGTCGGCGGGGCCGTCGTCGGCCTGCTCCCCGACGCGGTCATCCGGCCGCGCCTCGCCAGCTACGCCGCACACCTCCCCGTGAGCCTCTACTTCGTCGGCTTCACCGGCGGCGTGCTCTCGCTCGGGGCCATCGGCTTCATCGCCGGCCCGCTCGCCGTCGCGCTCGTCGCGGAGGCCGTCGCGCTGCTGTCGGGCAACGGCGACGGGACGGAACAGGCTACCCTGTGACGAGGTCGCCGCCCTCGCGCTCCCACTCCGTCAGCGACCCCTCGTAGAACGCGAGGTCCGGGTAGCCGAGGTGCCGGAGCACGGTGTATGTGTGGCTGATGCGCCGCGCGGTGTTACAGTAGAGGACGACCCGGTCCTCGGGGTGGATGCCCCGCTCGGCGAGCAGGTCGCGCAGGTCCGCCTCGGGGAGCAACCCCCGCGTCTCGTCGTCCACGAGTTCGCGCCAGTCCAGCCGTATCGCGCCGGGGATGTGACCCTCCTCGTACTCCCACGCCTCGCGGGTGTCCACGAGCGTCGCGCCCGAGTCGATGGCCTCGCAGACGGCGTCGATGCCGACCAAGGGGCCCGAGGTGTCGAACGCCGCCTCGTAGGTCGCCGGGTCGGGGTCGGTCGCCGCCGAGGTGGTCGGGTACTCGCGCTGCCACGCCGAGAAGTCGCCGTCCAGCAGGTGGAGCAGGTCGGGGTCGTGGCCGTACAGTTCGGCCGTCACGAGGAGCCGTGCCGCGAAGACGCCGTGCGTGTCGTCGTACGCGACGACGCGGTCCGTGTTCGACACGCCGGCCCCGCCCAGCAGGTCGGCGAAGGCGTCGGCGCCGGGGAGCTTTCCGGCCTCGCCGTCGTCGCCCCGGT from Halosegnis marinus carries:
- a CDS encoding AI-2E family transporter → MRDGLRRQYVLAGVLLVLLVAATFLLRAVIGTAFFAVTVAYVLYPLREQLLDRGLSRRVAAAVLSSAVFGVVLVTLALTAFTLYRRRGAIIALLNDLPDAVTVTVGEMTYTQQTDALVEPTIAALRGVAVDVARSAPVLALKLLLFAILLYGLLLRPGRAGRAVLNVVPREYHGIVRRFHGRTRDTLYGIYVLQAATAAGTFLIAAVTFYALGYDAPVTLAVAAGVLQFIPVVGPGVLLGVLAVVDIVGGNVVRAVLVAVVGGAVVGLLPDAVIRPRLASYAAHLPVSLYFVGFTGGVLSLGAIGFIAGPLAVALVAEAVALLSGNGDGTEQATL
- a CDS encoding SWIM zinc finger family protein, giving the protein MTHLEHTPASPNPKRPLAPDTSRLDPRSARAWTEPMAVRALGGGRYAVASGGDYEVDLPAGTCTCPDSGYRGERCKHLRRVAVEITRGDLAPPGRLPDACAACGREAFLPEALALCDDCRYEAGDAVRDRETGDLVVVAAVHDTPADEWLVAGTDRTVADYETNDGYPTDDPVVEVVYPFSAGRKPLADLKRYAFPHSRLADVNAQFVD
- a CDS encoding ABC transporter ATP-binding protein, with the translated sequence MSSLELRGVAVRYGDATALAKADLVVEDGEFFTLVGPSGCGKTTTLRTIAGFEEPTEGEVLFDGVPMGGVPPEARDVGVVFQQYALFPHMSVAENVAYGLRFAEDPPDEESRVAELLDLVGLSGFEERDPGALSGGQQQRVALARALAPEPELLLLDEPMSALDARLRERLRREVRRIQEELGVTTVYVTHDQAEALAVSDRVAVMSEGRVEQVGTPEAVYREPATRFVAEFVGENNVFAGEARDGRVAVEGTEFAVAGAEGPTTFCVRPEAMRVGAAENRVTGTVEYAEFLGESVRVGLSWRGRDLVVRTDTVPEGEELTVGFAPEDAVVVE
- a CDS encoding thiamine ABC transporter substrate-binding protein yields the protein MSRKTEGRTASNGRTRRAYLAAAGTLGATALAGCAGFSGGGEPSGTLTVATYSSWVEDDGAAGPWLKDAFEAEYPDVTVEYTTPDSGLNNFIRRKQEGAPIDADVYVGLNVDQMIRIDSELDEALFDDVSGDLSNGDAVKSDLRFDPDGRAVPYDTGYIALVFDESAVDRPTTFDDLVSPGWEDTLLAQNAQSSDPGRAFLLWTVKQYGADGYLDYWRDLQDNGVTILDSWDEAYNNAYSNGERPMVVSYSTDQVYANRYDQDMTRHQVAFLNDQGYANPEGMARFADTDSPDTAAAFMDFMLTPEAQGEIAVRNVQFPAIPEEEANLTDEFAEYAKVPADPVTFTYDELKGNLNGWVEDWARAIAQG
- a CDS encoding sulfurtransferase, encoding MTDVVVSADWLADRRGEVRVVDVRDAWEFEGIGHVEGATNVPFDSYRGDDGEAGKLPGADAFADLLGGAGVSNTDRVVAYDDTHGVFAARLLVTAELYGHDPDLLHLLDGDFSAWQREYPTTSAATDPDPATYEAAFDTSGPLVGIDAVCEAIDSGATLVDTREAWEYEEGHIPGAIRLDWRELVDDETRGLLPEADLRDLLAERGIHPEDRVVLYCNTARRISHTYTVLRHLGYPDLAFYEGSLTEWEREGGDLVTG
- a CDS encoding DNA primase large subunit PriL, which codes for MQPLHARYPFLAAAREAVEAADVDLAAVVREGGAPVERGVERVERALVDGTVAPERSWSTRAELLSYPVARVLVSLVDVRGAVEKYARAEAALAYERFTDDFDDDTRLKSANREGLSLDAMLADFDLAVGVTPTGDGRFEVAVGTYLDLAAPLDGKRWRLAVRPLADGFVAVSRRELYELLREAVRERVADGLPLSVPDPIAEALAGETATLREALAPVERTGDVGRFDPEAFPPCVRTLAERVRAGEAGDTARYSLLTFLAATGAEFERVAEHLGDASADLRYQYERLANDGAQFAPPSCATMKANGDCHDPDDLCEEITQPLGYYEERLDTVAADD
- a CDS encoding DUF7472 family protein yields the protein MDIERETLVEIAVSTVAVVLFVAALVVVGDSNGASQLTSEGGISIVATILGFVLLMAVVGVFLDRR
- a CDS encoding ABC transporter permease, coding for MAGSRTGHALSRRAERVALPLAGLATALLLVVMLYYPVGTVLAEAVAGDGLSLAPLADVLSDPFYVGALAGAVADPAGVPAGVLRWAAGSAAALGSALVAVPAAALAPDATVLGALARLWATLVGVAPPFGLFGFTVWQALLSTVASLALGLPGAYALARFEFPGRRALESLTAVPFVLPSIMVAVGFVAAFGASGPLNDLLRAVGLPTVELLFSLEIIVLAHAFYNAPLVTRIVAAAWENVDARAVETARSLGASRRRAFRDVVVPQLLPAAATGALLTFIFTFMSFPIVLALGGLEFATVEVWLYDRVRQLELTEAAALAVLETLVSLGLTYAYLRYEDAVSRGDRVSSPLAREPLFGLDAKRLALGAYGLVVLVVFALPIASMLVASVAGPNGPTVQYYEFLIQRGETATAAQVNPAVAVRNSLLFGVGTLLVAVPMGIVLALASVSGGDARFLPRGLVPDALAGAGRRFVGVAAMLPFAVSGVVVGLGLLQGLVFGVEVFGARVALGGPLAIVAAHATGAYPFVVRNVAPLLGGLDRRLVESARALGATRARALVDIEVPLVMPGVAAGAAFAFAISIGEFDSTVILAEGSDAYTMPVAVERFLGRQTLGRATAMGSVLLAVTAGAFVVIDRVGGRYRE